DNA sequence from the Sphingomonas bisphenolicum genome:
CCGTCTCTCCCTGTCGTGAGAGGGAATAACGGCCAGGGGCAGACTTGGCTCCCCCGCCTACTGCTAACGGTCAACGGCTCAGCCGCCTGCCAATGCTGCCACTGGTCTGGCACGCCCATACCACGGCTCGGCATCCCTATGGGGGCGATGGCCATGAGGCTGCGGCAGGAGGACGGCCAACGGGCGGAAACGAATAGTCAGCGCTGCCAGCGATAAGGCTCGCACGCGATGCCGTCACCATCGCCGTCCATGTGGGGTCCGTATCCTGGCTGTCCAGCGTACAGCGGCGCAGCACCTGCGGCCCGCGCCTGGGCGCAGTTGCGGTACGACCATCCGCTTGCGGCGGGCAGTGGCCGGGCGCGGGGCGTAGTTACCGTCGCAACGCTGCCTGACCCCGGTTGTTGCGCATCAAGCTCGGCGGCGGACATCAGCGGCGCGGGCGTGTACGGCACGGTATCGGCCGTCATCACCTGCTCGACAGCTGAGCGATCGTCGGAGGGGGCTTCATTACCCATGTAGATTGAGCCAGCGCCAACCGCCGCGCAAATCAACAATCCTGCCAGAGCTTGCGCCACAAACCTCTCCTGCCGACGCTTGCGGCGCTGGGCTGCGTAATAGCTGCCGGGGCGAACAGGTACGGCGCGGAAGGGCTTCTTAAAAGTCATGGGGCGGCATCGTGCCGCCCCAGTGTAAAGGATTGGTTGCCAACCGCGTCAGGCTGGCTCGGCTTCAACCTTTGGCTTCGGCTTCCGTCCACGCGGCGCGGGCGCTTTTCCGGTCTGTTCAGCAGGGATGGCCGAAGCCGCCTTGGGTTT
Encoded proteins:
- a CDS encoding excalibur calcium-binding domain-containing protein, which encodes MTFKKPFRAVPVRPGSYYAAQRRKRRQERFVAQALAGLLICAAVGAGSIYMGNEAPSDDRSAVEQVMTADTVPYTPAPLMSAAELDAQQPGSGSVATVTTPRARPLPAASGWSYRNCAQARAAGAAPLYAGQPGYGPHMDGDGDGIACEPYRWQR